One segment of Balaenoptera ricei isolate mBalRic1 chromosome 8, mBalRic1.hap2, whole genome shotgun sequence DNA contains the following:
- the RPS13 gene encoding small ribosomal subunit protein uS15, with protein MGRMHAPGKGLSQSALPYRRSVPTWLKLTSDDVKEQIYKLAKKGLTPSQIGVILRDSHGVAQVRFVTGNKILRILKSKGLAPDLPEDLYHLIKKAVAVRKHLERNRKDKDAKFRLILIESRIHRLARYYKTKRVLPPNWKYESSTASALVA; from the exons ATGGGTCGTATGCATGCTCCCGG GAAGGGCCTGTCCCAGTCGGCTCTGCCCTACCGCCGCAGCGTCCCCACC TGGCTGAAGCTGACGTCTGACGACGTGAAGGAGCAGATCTACAAACTGGCCAAGAAGGGCCTGACTCCCTCGCAAATAG GTGTGATCCTGAGGGACTCACATGGTGTTGCACAAGTACGTTTTGTGACAGGCAATAAAATCTTGAGAATTCTTAAGTCCAAAGGACTTGCTCCTGATCTTCCTGAGGATCTCTATCATTTAATTAAGAAAGCTGTTGCTGTTCGAAAGCATCTCgagagaaacagaaag gataaAGATGCTAAATTCCGTCTGATTCTGATTGAGAGCCGTATTCACCGGTTGGCTCGATATTACAAGACCAAACGAGTCCTCCCCCCCAATTGGAAATA cgaGTCGTCCACAGCCTCTGCCCTGGTTGCATAA